In one window of Meleagris gallopavo isolate NT-WF06-2002-E0010 breed Aviagen turkey brand Nicholas breeding stock chromosome 4, Turkey_5.1, whole genome shotgun sequence DNA:
- the LOC100539657 gene encoding protein Dok-7, with the protein SATRQARAGGLRPSPPPRERNRALSARPWLTLSFCLSLQWKSRWLVLRKPSPVADCLLMLVYKDKSERAKGHKERSSVTLEDICGLDPGLSYEGLNHTLAIICLSQVVMLGFENKETMYAWDVRIRYSLGEVHRFQVFVAPGTKLESGPATLHFCNDILVLAKDLPPSVMGQWKLSDLRRYGAVPNGFIFEGGTRCGFWAGVFFLSCAEGEQISFLFDCIVRGISPTKGPFGLRPVLPA; encoded by the exons TCGGCTACGCGGCAGGCACGGGCCGGGGGTCTCCGACCGTCGCCCCCTCCTCGCGAGAGGAATAGAGCCCTGTCTGCCCGGCCCTGGCTAACCCTGTCCTTTTGCCTCTCGTTGCAGTGGAAGAGTAGGTGGCTGGTGCTGCGCAAGCCCTCCCCGGTGGCAG aCTGTTTGCTCATGCTGGTGTACAAGGATAAATCTGAACGAGCGAAAGGGCACAAGGAGAGAAGCAGCGTGACCTTAGAAGACATCTGTGGCTTGGATCCTGGGCTGTCCTATGAGGGCTTGAATCACACTCTTGCAATCATCTGTCTTTCTCAAGTTGTGATGCTAGGATTTGAGAACAAGGAAACAATGTATGCGTGGGATGTACGAATCCGCTACAGTTTGGGGGAAG TTCATAGATTTCAAGTTTTTGTAGCACCTGGCACTAAACTAGAGAGCGGGCCTGCTACGCTGCATTTCTGCAATGACATTCTCGTCCTTGCAAAAGACCTTCCCCCTAGTGTTATGGGGCAATGGAAACTCTCAGATCTGCGTCGATATGGAGCTGTCCCAAACGGATTCATCTTTGAAGGGGGTACAAGGTGTGGCTTCT GGGCTggtgttttcttcctctcttgtgCTGAAGGAGAGCAGATCAGCTTTCTGTTTGACTGCATCGTCCGCGGCATCTCCCCGACGAAAGGCCCTTTTGGTTTGCGTCCAGTGCTACCAG CTTGA